The Electrophorus electricus isolate fEleEle1 chromosome 8, fEleEle1.pri, whole genome shotgun sequence genome contains the following window.
GACTTTCTGATTGGCATAATGACACATTAAGTAAAATTATGGCCTTctcatttgggaaaaaaaaaaatgtaattccagaTTAAAATCCAAATCCTTAAACTgacaaacagtttattttaaaagtgttatcaatggaaataaaacaaagtaaatgaagATCAAAATTTTGACAGATGTAACATAATAGCATCTGGTTTTGTAACATAATAGcatctgtttctatatttgaaGAGCATGTAATCAGAGCATGTTCTCTGTTAGCTGGAAGTTTGCTTTTACAAATCAGGAGAAAGAGTGGTGTAAGATGAGACAGACCCTCTGCCTTGGTCAAAAGTCTATAAACTCCTTCCTCTTGGGGCTGATTATCATAACAGGTGGAGTGATAATCCCCACCTCATTAGGTGAGGCGGATGGGGTTGATGGTTCCGTGTAAATTCTTCATGTTATTAGGAGATTGATGTGATCTGCTGTGTATTCTTATATGATCAATCTAGACAAAGAGTTAAAAGTACTACAGCTACAAGGTCACACAGTGTCAGAGTACATTAAGGAAAAAGGTTTAACCAATCAGtataatcaaattatttcacCACTTTAATAAACTATGCACCTCAGTGCTTCACAGTCCTCCtcaagttaaaatgttttacaagagAGATATAATACAAGTTGCTACTCTACTGCCTCAGTAACTGACGCTCCAGAACAGAAACCGTGATGATCTTCAGTAATCAGACCTGCTCAAGTACCACAGAACCAATTTGAAAGGCAGGAGGCGAGATGTTTGTAATCACATCACCATAAATgtctctgaatccttaatgaGCTCAGTAACTGGGTTGTAGCCAATATGTCCATCACatggaggaacagcagcagcaaaggtCATATAAGGGGGGaggtaaatgttaaattacattgTGCATATCTTATGTTATTCCTTCCACCACAGTGTATGGGCACCAGTCATACCCTGgtttcatcactgtttccaATGCTGATACAtgctattgaaaaaaacaaaccaacactggCGGTAAGGTACCTGGAAAAAGCAAGAACCTGGATTGGTGAACTTATTACAGATGTGGACAAGATGGTGCAAAGGTaacaacatgtattttttgcagcctagatcaccatgatgtatagaaatggtgtgaagcagtgctgttctgttagtagagaaatgcatgtcagattaatagtttgaaagttaaataattattagcttttagagttcttcaatttcagttttattctggtgTCTGTGACACCTGTGCTGATGTGAAGATTTATATGTTGTactttaaagctgcactatgtagaTTTTTAGAATTGGCGACCACTCTGGTGGAAGTATGCAACCGCATGAATCatgaacattttgtaaagtgggttgtgctgCCTTCCATTTCCCCAAGTGAATTTATCTGATGATTGCGAGTGCATTCATGTTGAAGGAGTTTTCATAGAGAATTTGATCAGATCTCTCTGGAATGCTCTGTCAGGATGTAAGTGCATTATCTAACTTACTCTTCTAATCATCCAGCAGGTACGCGACAGATTGGTAGCACAGGTGAAATGTTAGCCAAGTTTCATTTAAAGTTATCGTTGCATACATAAATTAGAGAGATGGTAGCACTGGAAATAATTTGAGAGATTAAAGGCTTTCCTTGTTCAGACATAAGAGGACAAAccctgaaacaaaaaaagacactgtcagcaaagtgattatataataatattaacgAATTTACCAGATAACATTGGCTACATAGTTAAAACATCTTAACATTTACcctgtacaatacacaagataacattaaattccaaatcaataataaattgcttgtttgcttgcgAGCTAGCAAACCACCAACATAATGTACCTGTTcagcaatcaaaaataaatgaacattccTGAACCCCTGCAGGGTGTTGCCACCCCTGAAAAGTCAACAGAATGTGTAGGAGTCACATCCGGGTAATACTGCAGAGGATGACTGGGGTTGCCGTTCTGATGTCTCCATATGAGGCAGTATCTCTATCCTTCAATTCACTGACTTTcagcactgtacacatgcacaggtatatcagaactgtgagccacgccccctgtAACATTACTCAGGGAAGCAGCCAATCGAGCTGGACCTTGTTTTTGATCCTGTGCGTGTGATTCGTTAATTCATAAAGACATCTGATGTGGTTCAGAAAACTCTTGCCAAATCTGATCCAACAGTTTTgaatctgaatgaatatttcatgctttatagTGTGACTCGCAGAAAGACACTAGATTTTAGCAGAAGGTTTTTCCTCTTGGCTTAGTAATGTGACTTCcttcaattttaacaaacaaatgttacctagtgcagctttaatgacacagtgacataGACTGATAACAAATAGCTGGAATCTTCtcaacctacagacacacaaagtaaatgaatgttgactattttcacatttttttatatttagctaTGTTCAACACAACAGACACGTGGCCACAACTatcagtgacatcatcactgaaaaGGCAAACATTGAGGCCAAGTCTGAGAAGCTTTCCCAGGAAGTTCAGGAAATGGAGGGAGCTATAAAGACCCTTGAAAAAAAGATTGCCAGAGTTAGGAACGAGCTTGAAGACACCAAAAGGAAGATAGATGCCAAAAACCTGGAACTTGAGAGTTATGTAAGGGACGTGACAAGCAAAAGCTCAGGCCTCGGAATCTTCGTTGAGATTGTGCCGTACATTGTTCCAATCAAGTCCATTTACGATGTTGCAACATCCCccgctgctgctgcaaaaatCAAAGCTCTTGAAAACCAGCTGAATCAGCTCACCTCTCAAAAGACGGCTCTGATGAACCAACAGCGGAGCATTAAGGTCCAACAGATGAAACTGGCCAAAGTAAAAATCAACAAGGGTGAGTAATGATTGGGTGATGTCTGCTGGATGACTGTTTTTGGTTATGTCTGTGAACAGTTTTTTGAATAAGCTCAtgggttctgtgtgtagtgttactggaccagttcatctccacacatgtacattagtaaatgagactgtaaacaatctatttttaagaatacaaaagtacacagagctctgaaaacacttcgatagcaaaacactgcacaatttTCCTGTCCTGTACTCATTgttggtttaaataagcagtctgtttctgtttgtgtgtatcagGCTCTATACCCAGCCCTGTCCACCTGAACGAGGTCCAGCGATATCTGACTaaaatccagaacattctgattcAGATGAAAAACTTCTGGGAAAAGGTGCACATTATGTTGGGTGTCATGCAGAAAAACACGTTTGTTAACGAAGATCTTGTTGATGAACCTGAACTTAAAGAAGAATTTGTGA
Protein-coding sequences here:
- the LOC118241843 gene encoding uncharacterized protein LOC118241843 is translated as MANSKKLVPTNSVWSPGFTEELLPTSKQISLLYHISYLCLAKFPNLKRLLRKRAVETQLLFGSSEALLLKCMGTSHTLVSSLFPMLIHAIEKNKPTLAVRYLEKARTWIGELITDVDKMVQSYVQHNRHVATTISDIITEKANIEAKSEKLSQEVQEMEGAIKTLEKKIARVRNELEDTKRKIDAKNLELESYVRDVTSKSSGLGIFVEIVPYIVPIKSIYDVATSPAAAAKIKALENQLNQLTSQKTALMNQQRSIKVQQMKLAKVKINKGE